The nucleotide window GTAGTCCACGCGGTCCCCGTGCCGCGCCATGATCCGCTCCTGCTCCTGGACGGCAGCGCGCAGATGCTTGGCGTTGGCGCGCGCGAGGAGGCGCGCTCCGGTCCACGTGCCCGTGCTGGAGCTTGTGTGCTGCCCCGCGAACAGCGCAGAGACCAGCATTCCGACCACTTCCGTCTCGGTCGTGGCGCGGCCGTCTTTGTACCTGGAATCGATCAGGCACTGGAGCATGTCATCGACGACGTTTCGGCTGCCATCGGGGCAGCTTGCTTTGCGGGAGCTGACGATGTCGGAGAATATCTCGCCGAGCCTAGCGCGCGCCTTGTCACGTCTGTGATGCGCCGGGATCGGCAGGGGGGGGGAATTTGGGCCACCGTCTGGGTAGCTTGTTTTGCGGGAGCTGACGATGCCAGAGAATATCTCGCCGAGCCTAGCGCGCGCCGTGTCGCGTCTGCGGTGCGCCGGGATGGGCAGGTGCGGTAATAGGATGGTGACGAGGCGCATGCCGTCGTTGAGTTCACGGAGGTGAGTTGCGACCTCGGCCAGCATCTTGGCCCGAACCTCCTCCCCGAACAAGCACCGGCTGGCGATGAGCGTGACGAGGTGCTCTAGCTCCTGCTTCAAGTCAACCGTGCCGGACTGTCCCCATCTCGCAAAGTACTCCTGCACGCGTAACATACACACGTACACTTATATATGCTGTGTTTTTTTGTAGGGATATATACACTTATATCCGTTAGCAAGAGCTAAGACGAAAAAGTGAGGCAACTGATATTAAAGGTACCATCTTATTATTTCCTGAGGTGCTCTAGCTCCTGCTTCAAGTCAACCGTGCCGGACTGTCCCCATCTCGCAAAGTACTCCTGCACGCGTAACATACACACGTACACTTATATATGCTGTGTTTTTTTGTAGGGATATATACACTTATATCCGTTAGCAAGAGCTAAGACGAAAAAGTGAGGCAACTGATATTAAAGGTACCATCTTATTATTTCCTACCTCGACTTCGCGCACCATGAGGCGGGCGTAGCTTCTGAGCTTGGCCGGCTTCATTGCGTCCCCAAAGAAGCGGAACTGCTCGCGCCGAGTGGCGAAATCCACGTCGAAGGCGACGCCGGGCCCGAAGGTCGGAGTGGTGAACTGCGAGACCTCATCCTGGCTGATTTCTGACTCCAGTCCTTGGTAGAAATGGCTCGACACGTCTGGCCCAACCAGGAAGGTGACCTTGCGATGCAACAATCTCACCGTGAACACGCTCCCCATCTCCGCGTGGGCATCGCAGAGCACTCGCAGCGGGCCCTTGGCGAGAAGCGCTGGGAGGATGCCAAGAAAGGGAGCCCCTGCGGCCGTGGGCGGCGGAGGAGGTGATCGTTTGCTTGTTGGGAAGGACGTCGCCCGTCGTCGTGCCATCATGATGGACACGACTGCAACGAAAATAGGAACAAATGCTAGCCAAAGGACTCTCGGAAATTCCATATTTGCACTTCAAATGCGATGGGGGTTGTACTGTAAGAACATTGTAAAACGAGTCAGTAACTTTGGTGCGACTTGTGTGTACTCGAGACATGCACCCATCAATAATCAAGTGCGTGTGCTTTTTGGAGCACATGTGATAACACTTTTCTATTTGCTGCCATTCCAAAATGTTCCTATATATTACAGACATGGAT belongs to Triticum urartu cultivar G1812 unplaced genomic scaffold, Tu2.1 TuUngrouped_contig_4331, whole genome shotgun sequence and includes:
- the LOC125527673 gene encoding obtusifoliol 14-alpha demethylase-like, which codes for MEFPRVLWLAFVPIFVAVVSIMMARRRATSFPTSKRSPPPPPTAAGAPFLGILPALLAKGPLRVLCDAHAEMGSVFTVRLLHRKVTFLVGPDVSSHFYQGLESEISQDEVSQFTTPTFGPGVAFDVDFATRREQFRFFGDAMKPAKLRSYARLMVREVEEYFARWGQSGTVDLKQELEHLVTLIASRCLFGEEVRAKMLAEVATHLRELNDGMRLVTILLPHLPIPAHHRRDKARARLGEIFSDIVSSRKASCPDGSRNVVDDMLQCLIDSRYKDGRATTETEVVGMLVSALFAGQHTSSSTGTWTGARLLARANAKHLRAAVQEQERIMARHGDRVDYEVLQEMDTLHRCVKEVLRLPPPATMLPRPP